A genomic region of Solanum dulcamara chromosome 2, daSolDulc1.2, whole genome shotgun sequence contains the following coding sequences:
- the LOC129876029 gene encoding 60S ribosomal protein L14-1-like: MSFKRFVEIGRVALINYRKDYGRLVVIIDVIDQNRALIDAPNMVRSQMNFKRLSLTDIKIDIKRISKKKTLVEAMEAIDVKTKWENSSWGRKLIVQKRRAELNDFDRFKLMLAKIKS, encoded by the coding sequence ATGTCGTTCAAGAGGTTCGTGGAGATTGGAAGGGTAGCCCTAATCAACTACAGAAAGGATTATGGAAGGCTCGTTGTTATCATCGACGTCATcgaccaaaatagggctcttaTTGATGCTCCAAACATGGTGAGGAGCCAGATGAACTTCAAGAGGCTTTCACTTACAGATATCAAAATTGacatcaaaagaatctcaaaGAAGAAGACCCTGGTTGAGGCTATGGAAGCTATTGATGTGAAGACCAAGTGGGAGAACAGTTCATGGGGAAGGAAGTTGATAGTGCAGAAGAGGAGGGCTGAACTTAATGATTTTGACAGGTTCAAGCTTATGTTGGCAAAGATTAAGAGTTAG
- the LOC129880507 gene encoding derlin-1: MSSPAEFYKSLPPISKAYGTACLLFTIAYQLGWYHPDDIALLYELVFSKFQVWRLITTFFFLGNFSINFGIRLLMIARYGVQLESGPFQRRTADFLWMMIFGALTLLALSSIPFFRSPLLGVSLVFMLLYVWSREFPTANINIYGLVTLKAFYLPWAMLGLDVIFGSPIMPDLLGIIAGHIYYFLTVLHPLATGKNLLKTPIWVHKLVMRWRIGAPTGTPTQPDSPGAAFRGRSYRIGGATAYPAQPDRGSGVATTNPVQPDNGSGVAFRGRSYRLGG, translated from the exons ATGTCATCTCCTGCAGA GTTCTATAAATCACTTCCACCTATAAGCAAGGCTTACGGAACTGCTTGCCTGTTGTTTACCATTGCATATCAGTTGGGATGGTATCATCCTGATGATattgcattattatatgagctAGTATTCTCTAAGTTTCAG GTATGGAGATTGATTACAACTTTCTTCTTTCTTGGAAATTTCTCAATTAATTTTGGGATTCGCCTCTTAATGAT AGCGAGATATGGAGTGCAACTGGAGAGTGGACCTTTTCAAAGACGAACAGCAGATTTCCTGTGGATGATGATATTTGGAGCTTTGACATTATTG GCTTTATCTTCAATCCCCTTCTTCCGTTCCCCACTCTTGGGTGTATCACTAGTTTTCATGCTTCTGTATGTCTGGAGTAGAGAATTCCCAACTGCTAATATCAACATTTATGGTCTTGTGACCCTAAAG GCATTTTACTTGCCATGGGCCATGCTGGGTTTAGATGTTATTTTTGGTTCACCAATTATGCCAGATCTCTTGGGGATCATTGCTGGACATATCTATTACTTCTTAACCGTGTTGCATCCACTTGCTACCGGGAAGAATTTGCTGAAGACACCAATTTGGGT ACATAAACTGGTTATGCGTTGGAGGATTGGTGCACCAACTGGTACTCCTACACAACCTGATAGTCCTGGTGCAGCTTTCAGAGGGAGATCTTATCGGATTGGTGGAGCAACAGCTTATCCTGCACAACCTGACAGGGGTTCTGGTGTAGCAACGACTAACCCTGTGCAACCTGATAACGGTTCTGGTGTAGCATTTAGAGGGAGATCATATCGCCTTGGTGGGTGA